A stretch of the Rosa rugosa chromosome 5, drRosRugo1.1, whole genome shotgun sequence genome encodes the following:
- the LOC133712809 gene encoding transcription factor bHLH137-like isoform X2: protein MEHQLKELMGKRSRLSAEGVETEDYVRVKARRGEATDSHSLAERARRAQIRMRMKLLQSLVPGCDKITGKAHILDEIIKYVQLLQNQVESLAAKLAFVDLMLYDCEPNASGNACVPEGLLPSVPESSSIPFMSFADGGVSDSASLLLKEDQIATLIPQANDKHQVL, encoded by the exons ATG GAGCATCAATTGAAGGAGCTGATGGGGAAGAGGAGCAGACTTTCTGCTGAAGGAGTCGAAACAGAAGATTATGTTCGTGTCAAGGCAAGAAGGGGTGAAGCAACCGACAGTCACAGCCTAGCGGAAAGg GCAAGAAGAGCGCAAATCCGAATGAGAATGAAACTCTTGCAATCACTTGTTCCTGGATGCGATAAG ATAACTGGAAAGGCACATATACTGGATGAGATTATCAAATATGTTCAATTGCTACAGAATCAAGTAGAG TCCCTTGCGGCAAAGCTTGCTTTTGTGGATCTCATGCTATACGACTGTGAGCCGAATGCAAGCGGAAATGCATGTGTTCCTGAG GGGCTGTTGCCGTCTGTGCCAGAGTCTAGCTCTATCCCGTTCATGTCTTTTGCAGACGGTGGGGTAAGCGATTCTGCTTCCCTTTTGCTCAAAGAGGATCAGATAGCTACTCTAATCCCTCAG GCAAACGATAAACATCAAGTTCTGTAA
- the LOC133712809 gene encoding transcription factor bHLH137-like isoform X1, whose product MEHQLKELMGKRSRLSAEGVETEDYVRVKARRGEATDSHSLAERARRAQIRMRMKLLQSLVPGCDKITGKAHILDEIIKYVQLLQNQVESLAAKLAFVDLMLYDCEPNASGNACVPEGLLPSVPESSSIPFMSFADGGVSDSASLLLKEDQIATLIPQYGRDLLLDLEDQPEAIRQLMHLLSSAN is encoded by the exons ATG GAGCATCAATTGAAGGAGCTGATGGGGAAGAGGAGCAGACTTTCTGCTGAAGGAGTCGAAACAGAAGATTATGTTCGTGTCAAGGCAAGAAGGGGTGAAGCAACCGACAGTCACAGCCTAGCGGAAAGg GCAAGAAGAGCGCAAATCCGAATGAGAATGAAACTCTTGCAATCACTTGTTCCTGGATGCGATAAG ATAACTGGAAAGGCACATATACTGGATGAGATTATCAAATATGTTCAATTGCTACAGAATCAAGTAGAG TCCCTTGCGGCAAAGCTTGCTTTTGTGGATCTCATGCTATACGACTGTGAGCCGAATGCAAGCGGAAATGCATGTGTTCCTGAG GGGCTGTTGCCGTCTGTGCCAGAGTCTAGCTCTATCCCGTTCATGTCTTTTGCAGACGGTGGGGTAAGCGATTCTGCTTCCCTTTTGCTCAAAGAGGATCAGATAGCTACTCTAATCCCTCAG TATGGTAGAGATTTGTTATTGGACCTGGAAGACCAGCCTGAAGCTATTAGACAACTTATGCACCTTCTAAGCTCAGccaattag